A genomic segment from Bacteroidota bacterium encodes:
- a CDS encoding T9SS type A sorting domain-containing protein codes for MKHFLTIAIVLAFSTAAFAQQPAIRCHTNEFAAQHTDVQTQQNYADAENRITRWLEQHPDAGNTRTTIVIPVIFHVVYNNAQGNVAPLRLIEQLDVLNEDFGGYNSDYGNTPAVWQPISGNTDIQFCLAHVNPQGGWTNGYEYYQTNASLCTFSNIFTTAPGWNPNNYLNIWVVQCNNSVLGFAAPPGSPATEDGVVIMHNYIGQTGASAPYDLGRTATHEVGHWLGLQHIWGDDGGACTGTDNVADTPNQADNTFGCQAVNTVLTDACSPAAPGIMWMNYMDYSDDACMYMFTQGQKARMWATINSVRAGLLTSTVCQITGTSQQDLQPMPALFPNPAQQTAAIEIPQGYGDVLSIDMYTASGQLVWQQNQPALNEQRIMLDLSTFETGVYFIRLRTAGGNTVLKLIRE; via the coding sequence ATGAAACACTTCCTTACCATAGCCATAGTACTAGCATTTAGTACTGCAGCGTTTGCCCAGCAGCCCGCTATACGTTGCCACACAAACGAATTTGCAGCACAACATACCGATGTACAAACACAGCAAAATTATGCGGATGCAGAAAACCGCATTACACGCTGGCTTGAACAACATCCCGATGCAGGTAATACACGCACAACCATTGTAATTCCTGTTATTTTTCATGTGGTGTACAACAATGCACAGGGCAATGTGGCTCCGCTAAGGCTTATTGAGCAGCTTGATGTGCTTAATGAAGATTTTGGCGGCTACAACAGCGACTATGGAAATACGCCGGCGGTGTGGCAACCTATAAGCGGTAATACGGATATTCAGTTCTGCCTCGCACATGTAAACCCGCAGGGCGGTTGGACAAATGGTTATGAATATTATCAGACCAATGCGAGCCTTTGCACATTCAGCAATATTTTCACCACAGCACCGGGATGGAATCCGAACAATTACCTGAATATCTGGGTGGTACAATGCAACAACAGCGTGCTTGGTTTTGCAGCACCTCCGGGCAGCCCGGCTACGGAAGACGGTGTGGTGATTATGCACAATTATATTGGCCAAACAGGAGCATCAGCACCTTATGATCTGGGCCGTACTGCCACTCACGAAGTAGGCCACTGGCTGGGGCTGCAACATATCTGGGGCGATGATGGAGGCGCCTGCACGGGTACTGATAATGTAGCCGACACACCCAATCAGGCCGATAATACTTTTGGCTGTCAGGCTGTAAACACCGTGCTCACCGATGCATGCTCACCTGCTGCGCCGGGTATTATGTGGATGAATTACATGGACTACAGCGATGATGCCTGCATGTACATGTTTACACAGGGGCAGAAAGCGCGCATGTGGGCCACCATTAACTCGGTACGTGCCGGCTTGCTTACTTCAACTGTTTGTCAGATTACCGGCACATCGCAGCAGGACTTGCAACCTATGCCTGCATTGTTTCCCAATCCGGCGCAACAAACCGCTGCAATTGAAATTCCGCAAGGCTATGGCGATGTACTAAGCATTGATATGTACACTGCAAGCGGGCAGCTTGTGTGGCAACAAAACCAGCCCGCACTCAACGAACAGCGGATTATGCTCGACCTCAGCACATTTGAAACAGGCGTG